Within Primulina tabacum isolate GXHZ01 chromosome 5, ASM2559414v2, whole genome shotgun sequence, the genomic segment CCGACCTCGTATTAAACTCGTTCTGGTGAGATGGATTTAGTCCAGTCTAACGGGTCTAAAATCGGGTTCGGGATGGGTCTCGGAGCACCAGTCCCGGACCACCCACAAAACAAACAAACTGCCACTAGTAGAATTTTTGGTTTTTACTTCGCCACTGATTACTTCGGCAATTATTAATTATGAAgtagtatatatcaatcaacTTCGGTAATAACATCGGCGAAGTAAGACATTATtgtttatttcaaaatttaaaaaacacggacttcacttctaattttttgtaatattttatttcgatCGGGTAGTtttgatgaaataaaaaattaaaaaaaattaaaatttatatttaatgaaataaaaaaataatcatccTTTGACTGAAGCCAACACTATTTCCCAAAACTCAATCCCGTAACCATTTTTCTTCCCCAAAGCCATCATCCTTCTTTCCTCACCAGAATCGGATCCTGCAATCACCGGTATCGGAGCAGAAACCACCGTAGAAGGTATCTGAATTCTTGACAACGGTTGATCGACATGGGATGCTCTAGGGTTCAATTGAACAAACACCATAAAACCCGATTTGCTTCCAAGTCTTCCCGCAATGTACACAAAGTTTCTTCAAAATGTGAAGTTCTTGATTTCAAATTGTTTTATCTATCTCTTCTGAGTACAAATAACCTCAATTTctacttttatttttgtttctgTCCGATAAAATCGGATTTGAAGTTGGCGAAATTGGGCTTTTACAGAGGCTGCATTAATGTTTGGAAGTCCGCAATCCGGATTGACCCAGCTTGCTTTTCTGTCAGGATCCAGAAGACCATCAAGCAGATGGATGAGTTGCTTCACAGGTACCCAATTTATGAACCAGAAAACGAGTCAGTTTCTGATATTATGGATTCATTAAGGTTGAAATATAGGGCTATTTCCGCTACTTTAAATGTAAATTTGGAGTATAATGGATACCGAAATATTCTAATAGTGAAAAGATCTTATTTTAAATAGCTATTGCACATTGTGTTTGTAGATTTGTCTCGCTGTAGATTTGTCTGAGACGTGACATTCTTAACAGAAAT encodes:
- the LOC142546235 gene encoding uncharacterized protein LOC142546235, whose translation is MGCSRVQLNKHHKTRFASKSSRNLAKLGFYRGCINVWKSAIRIDPACFSVRIQKTIKQMDELLHSMLGLRWEDSSISLQGFLLSPLLYVVRCLTLNL